The genomic region TAGGTAATAACACCCATAGGATGAAGGCATCCATATTTTATCTTATATCTGGTGATGGAATTTTGAGGACAGACCTGCTGCAGAAACTGTGAGATAGCTATATCTATAAAACAGGTGCAGTGTTTCGCTGGGTAAACCGTCCGTGATAGTAAGAAGAAACTGAAGAACTGTATATTGCATAAGTGTGTGTTGACAAAGGATTCGCAGTACCTATCAATACACAAGAAATAGTGTTCCATAATGTACTATGAATGAACTACCATTTCTGCTTCGTAACACTGAAATTTAGCCAAGGaattcaatgaaatatttattatccaGAAAACATAAAACACTAACTCAAACAGTTGTCTATCTCTGGATGATGTACTTATGGTATTACTATATAAATAAGGATATTTAGTTATTGAAGTTCCAGTTGAAGTTGTCAACAGTAAGGTAAGAGAAGTGAAGTAACTGTTAGAGTTGTTTCTGTTGTAATGAATTTAAGAGAAAATGCAGAGCTGCTGGCACATTTGAGTCAACAGCTGATAGCTGTGCCAATAATTATACCCAGCACAGAAATTGATGCTCGAAGAATTGTTTGCTTAATATGCTGTTGGTTTGTGAGAACCACATAACTGATTAAGTTGGACAACCGTAAATCACCATCACAGGCGAAGCATATCTCATATAGAAACCACAATGCCACAAGGTTTTAGAAATGTAGGCAGTGTTGAAATACACAGCATGTTAATGGACGTATTTATAAAACGGCTTAACATAGTTCCCACCTTATTTTATAAATCACTGCTGCAAGCCATGAATATACCTTCATCCTCAAAAAACTATTGTCGAAACTCCAGTGTAGCTGAGTTTTTCTACTGagaacattataattatatatttttaaagttgttcTTCTTTTCTGTACGAAGAAGATGTTGCTATATTGCATTACCCTAAATAATTACAATCcacaaaagtattattaatacCAGTAAAGgatatttaagtatatttaaatttcttgCTGTTATTATATGATAGTATCCTTCGTGCTTATGAATCCATAAATTGTtattagtatctttattgcaCATTAAAGTGCTTCAACTTTGTAGTGGTTTTGAATGGCATTATCTCCATGaccaaaaaccaaaaaaatattaatagtacaTTAACGGatattgaaatgtaatttatattattgttattatgtgatatttttcttagTATCTAAACTTGAAAATACCTATGAACGCATTCTAtgcatatttacttttgtttttttctacttttaagaCTTAAAAAGTCATATCAACCTTCGCTTTTGCAGTTATTCGCTACTTTTCgatttaaatgtaaaatactaaatttgtaattttacaataataatatagtaataactCTTTAATAGTATGTATAAGTAAAACGGTTAAGAACTCTGTAATTGACAAACTATGTAGTTAGACTGTAAGGTTATGTGGATTGTGATATGCAATTCGCATATGGATATATGATTATAACGTAAAAGTATGAAGATTATTGACAGAAAAATGTATGCTTAAGatgtaaaattattgaaaaactgtacctaaataataactatatgtatgtatataaagacacacacatatttaaagtGTAGAAGTTTTCGCTTTAGTATGGATAAATGTGAGAAAATATAAGTTTACAAGGCTAAAGGTGTACTAAaagacaaaaaattacaaaatggtaAATGGTATATgtaatacagtaatgaactatgaAAATATAGAACGTATGTGTGGAAATGTGTATGTATATCAAACAAATGTActacaaaactaaaaaattattattacatgttataCTGTGCAATATTAATCTAATctgcttttaattttgtttgtatatcttTTGAGGGTTTTTAAAAGTAGTATTTGATCTCTGTCAAAGGGTTGATTACACTTTAAAATTGTATCTTTATCTTGACTGTTCatctatattattgttaaaaggctgtaagtaaaattataatgcgAAAAATAGGTGGTATTTAAGGAAAACCAAAACATCTCATCATATAATAGAAGTGATGTGCAGCTGGTCCAGAGCCCAATGACCAATTATGTATACATCACTAATGAAGTTAACGAAATTTTGTTATCAGTCGAAAAGTTTACAGATGAAGATTTAAAGTGAGGCAGATATAGTTCATTAcaagaaagtttattttacagaaaaggGGGATACCTTTTATATTACATTGCTAtgtatacaacattttaaaaatacaatatcatTTTCCTATATTACAATCATTTTCTACTTtctgttttaattcttttaaatcattgttttatcttaatattactaaaaataacttttctatcgaatatattttttacatggataattttgttggtaaaatagcacATATTTGTTCCCAAACTACTTTTATTATCAGCAATAAAGCCTGTACATATTTATCTCTAAAATGAAGGTGTACATTGTTAAAAAGATATGATTTAAATGACAACAATTTATGGTTTTATTCAGTTATTACAAAgaaatgtgtatttattaaaaacagaaaatattttttgtgttagtaaatttcataaaaattgatattttaatataaatttaatatatcatGGACATTTGTATCTACTTTTTCTGTGGCTACTAAAATAAGTTCACAACTGATTTTAATcttctttatttgaaattaattgcAATAAGATAGCAAGTGTTCATATTTGGTtcaaaataatatagaaaactaTCTAGTAAAGTTCCTAGTTTGGTGGTACTTAATTATTCTTATGTTGTACCGGTATAACACCGTAAGAACATGTTATGGAGCACTAACACATCACAAGTTACTATTAACAAATATCTTTCTTTGCAATAAAGTAGTACTGTCTCTATTAACAATCACTCGGACGGTCACCAGTCAAAATTGATCTAGAAATGTTAACATTATTCTAAAAGTAGTTAAATATGCAATACCATATAAGGTAATTCAGAATAAAGTTCAAATTCACAATAAGGGAACAATATCAAATTTAATTATCTTATTAGTATTATTTCATTATCGTGGAATTAATCTTTATTTCAGATtggcattattatttttattatattttttgaagttaagctaGACCATATAGCTTTAAAACTTACTGATTATTCAGTAAATTAAGTTGAAGTTGTTATGTACTGTACGTTTGGACCATTCACCATATTCTAACGCTTCACCTCACCGCCAGCTGGTGACGATGTGTCTTGGGTGAACCACTGATGCATTACTAATCAATACCTTCAACTCAAGTTTATATTTCACCACTAACTCAACGTATATAATTATACTGTCTGGATTTACGTTATTCACACATCACTAGCAAACTACAATACTCCATTAGATGATATTTTGTAATCAAAACAAGGTTTCTCTTAGTATTTGATTTCCTTTTTCCTTTTTCTGGATACTTTCGGCACTTTTACTATGCACTCAATAATGTTATCACTAGATAGCTGTATTCTGACGGTGATGACCAATTTGAATCACTAAAGATTTTATATCTTCAGCGCTCTTTACTTTTCGTGGAACTCCAGATTCTGCCATCATCGTCGTTCGATTATAGGTGGAGccaataaaaacagaattttgaCGAAGACGACTGTATGTTGAACTCATAATTATGGAGTTTTGTCGAGGTTGTCCACTAAGAGCTACACGACTTTCTCGTGGCAATTCTTCGAGAATAGGTTCCACCAGGCTCACCCGAGTTGACTTGTACAAAGGACTTCGGTAATCAGGTTGGTATGGTTCCAACATACGAATTTTACCCCATTTGTTGAAAAAAACTAGAATAACTGCAACCCATACGGCCAGTACCAATACAACAATTACAATTTCTTCTTCACGAACCTCGGGAGTTGCTCTGGCTTTTTCCAGAGATTGATTCTTTTCTTTCGCAACGTCctctataaaaatatgtttaaataaaatgttttacgaGAACAATTTATGTCATTTAATTTTAAGTTGACTGTGaatttttattcaacaataagtcgaatttaaattttgtttacaatgGTGTAAAAATTATTACACCAATCAATTTTATTCACACTTGTTTTAGTTTCTGTAAGTTTTTACGAGATTGTGCATTGTAGAAGTGTCATAGCTAACGTAAAACGGTTATGTACGTTGAGTAGTGTAAGCTGACTTATATTTCAGTCATCCAAACTCGTATATGCAACTTTATTAATAAACCAACCATGAAAAACGTATTACAGAGGTTGATCAACGAATacttatcaaataataatatattctctGAGTAAGAAAACCTAAGTTTAAAGACAGTGTCACAAATGTAATTGACAGAAATTGGTCAGAGAGtctatctattttaatatttggttaGGTCTGTCCTATCCTTCATAACTACTTAAAGTTGCTGTAGTAGAGAATGAAGAAGGACTAAATGTAGGAAAGGGTAAGTTCATGATGCCTCACACGGATTAGTTTCCTGCAATTCAAAAGTGCTTTTCAGTTTGTTATCTTGTAATTTCTTGCACTTTACCTTCCGACAATTTTCAATAGAGTTGAGGTCTCGGCTGCTGTCTGACCAGCGCATTGTCCTGGTCTCTTCCTTTCAAAGATAATCCTTTACTTgaagcaataaaataaaaattatgatgtCTTCTCAATATGCGAATGgtgaaattttctatttatctcACATCTACTAcaaagttattgttgttgttgttttgaattaagcacaaagcgacacaatgggctgtctgtgctctgtccaccacgagtatcgaaacccggtttttagcgttgtaagtccgcagacataccgctgagccactggggggctactACATAGAGTGCATAAATATTATTGACCATTTTAGTCTCGTAGCATAGAGCATTCGCCATTCTGACATCTGTACTATTCTAATCCATTAAAGTGATCCTGAATTGTTGGCTTTAAGTGGGACTCGAGGATGTCACTGCATTTGTCGGCACTTACATCTACTTCACAGTTGCGTTCAAACTTGTGAAATGAAACTCTTCTACATACTGATGTCGTACAAAGAACTCCCTCATCAGTCAGATTGAAATTTGATTCGTCTCGAGATCACTTTACTCCACATTGCTTTAGTCCAGTAAGCAGGCTCATTGGTCCAGTTGATTCTCACTTCCTCACCTCATTTCTTGACCTTTTTGTTAGGAGACTGGCTGAACACAGAAACGACAAGATTGTGCGAACGGTGACAGTGACcactaaagtttaaaaatatgatagTCAGCTGTTGGGGAAATTTTCTTCCTATCCTTGTACTACTCCACGCAGCCAGTTTCTCCGTATTTCTGCATCCAGTGGTTCACAGTAGACTGGTTAAACTTAAGCCTTCTAGGAATATGCCTTGTCGAAAGTTCCGcttacttcaaataaatatttactggttTTTTGTTAACTCACAACCCTTGATCCTGGTAACATCACACATACACAAGGATTTTCCACTTGAATTGAATCGCTTATTTGTTAATCTAAGCACTATTCGACGTTTTGAAATCAAATCTAGATCCTCAAATTAGTGATCACCAATCATTGGATTCATCTTTGTCAGAAAAATAAAGGCCTgacatggcaaagcgtgttaaggcgttcgactcgtaatctgagggtcgcgggttcgaatcccggtcgcaccaaacatgctcgtcctttcagccgtgggggcgttataatgtgacggtcaatcctactattctttggtaaaaagtagtccaggagttggcggtgggtggtgatgactagctgcctttcctctagttttacactgctaaataagggacggctagcacaggtaaccctcgagtagctttgcgcgaaattcaaaacaaacaaacaaaataatttcttggAAGATGATATTACCTTCTTGGCGTCACTTAACTTCCTTTATATATCACTAATTCCATTAAACCACTATTCCCAATTTGTCCCTGAAGgaaaaaggtccacctttcgaaagcgctcaggTTTACCATCTTGCATCGAGTTTCTTGAATTTACGTGTTTTTAACATCATCAACGTATCATTATGTAAGGAACATTAACCCACTTCAGGTAAAAATACCCTTTTATTTCTTAACACGCACATTTTAGGTGATTCAGTTCTCAATGATCTACACGAACACATAACTTTTATCAAAAGAACCCAGTTCTTTCAAAATCCATCAGTGGAGCgaaaataaacaatcttataaCTATGACCACTTATCTGTTCGACTTCTAATAAATCACTTTAATACTAAAGGCTTGAAATAATCGGATAAGACTGCTGAAGACTGTTCCTCAGAGCCTCAAAACACAATAGAATATCATCAGACTCAGACCACACATTAAATGGGCTGTCAAGTGTGATCTATGACCATGTGAACAGATACGTTTCCTCCAATTGCTGCACAATTGATCAAATTGACAATAAAATTCAACATTAATCTTTAACTTGCCTTTGTTAACCACACAAACCTAATATAATTCGCTAATTTTCTCGCATAAGATGGACTTCACATTAATGTTTCTGGTACTTTTACCCTGGCCTCaaactacaattattttaattcacaTTTTCCTACTCTTCTTTATCACTTCTAAGTCATTTCCTATTTCTAAGTTTAATAGTTATTCTACCCTTCTCTGTTCAAATTCTACATTTTCCCTTACCTCAGAAGTTACCAATATCTCATATAATAACACCTCTATCACTCAGTCTTCCCAACTAAAAGTTCATTCACCTTCTCAAAGTAATCCTCCAGGTTATTTTTTGGTTCTGATAGGAAACTAAACACAAATCACATTTCCCAAAAGTATCACAGAAAACAAATATCAACATtcgtttttcttatatttttgttgtttgttctttacTCACAAACTCTTTCACCCCTTAGTCTCAAAACTACATCAAATCAATATTAATGTAAACACTGCATGTGTCAAACTACAATCTTCGCCCGTCGATCAGTCCTTTGTAGAAATAGTTTCATTAGATCACAGTAGTCCTTCACCTGTTAGCATAAACTCTCACAATGACAAGCAATACACTGTTTACATTTAGTCAAAATATAATACACAATCTGAAAAAAATAGCTACCCCTTTTTCTTTCCTTAAGCTTCCCCATGATTACAACGAGGTCCTCACACAAGTATTTGTAAACACTCAACCTGAACCAAGCACAGCGAATCACTCACCTTCGCTagaaaacaactaataaaacataCTCAGAACGCACAAGAGATTATCAACATACCAAGTCACTAGTGTATAATAAAGCGGTACGTACCCCAATTTCTCGTATTAAAATCATCAATCACAATAGAAGTAAATGATTAGAACTTCTGCAACAAATGGCTACAGATCCTTGAAAACACCTCCTTAGAACTCATGaatgtaactaaaatattctGTCAAAATTCCGTCGATTTAGAGATAAAGAAATTTCCCACTATTATCTTTTCGCtggaagaataaataataaaaagttacaaCTAGAACTGATACAGTCctctttaaaaatatcaataacaacaacaactcacATAGCACTTCTAACAGCATTTTTTCtaattatcttatttatcataAAGAAACTACTATAGAATCAACAAACTTACCAGATACTATCAATGTCCCTTTACCTCACAATGAACagctttaaaatgttataaaacatttcatccTATAAAATGTATGAGCCttttgaaactaataaatattttgaaaataacattgaCCTAATAAATCATATAGATAACAATGAGCACTTCAATATGTCTCTAACATAGTTAATTTTTCAGACATAACTCTCTCAGACATAACTCTGTAAAGGGCCTAGCTTCTGCCCAAATAACAGATATGTCAAAGAGCCCTAACTTCTTTCTAATATTCATGAAATCAATAAAAACTAAGACTTCACAATTATCTGTTTTTCACAATAAACCCCACCCAACTGAAAATCATCACACACCGAACTTCAATCCAAAGTATTTGTGGTCATCTATAAAAACAGAACCACATTTAGAGTAATGTTAAATcagtataaaatgttataatacaaaCGTTAAATTCTTCCAAGCAATGTCATAATAAAATTAACCAAAATAAAAGAACTGTTCTAAACAATCTTAAGTGCAAAAACAATATCATAATAAAGCCAGTGCTGTTATTCTTAAGAAAGATTACTATATCACAGAAACTAACCGTTAACTACAGGTTCTCACATGATCCTACAAATCAGTTTATTAAGATCATAACTGATTTATTTGAACTAGtccaaaatgataaaattaacaaagagCCTTTCAGTATTTCATACTCAGATAAATTTTTCTTGGTAGGTTTCTCTTACCAAAAATACACAAACCAAATAATCTTGGCCGACCCACACTTTCTAATAAACATGGATTCTGAACAATATTCCGCTTTTGTTGATCAGCACATAAAATATCCTCTGTACTTTTCCTTCTTACATAAAGGATGCTAAACACTTTTTTTAATATCCTTATGGACAGTTATCACCTAACAGCCTTCTCTACACTAATATTCCACGAGATGAAGAAAGAGAAACTATAAATTACGCCATAAACCTTTTTAATCCATCAGACTCACAAACAGTAATTGATCATGGCAGCCTTATTTCAACTTTGAACAACTTTGAGTTCACTAAGGAACATTACTTTTAAGATAATGGTACTAAAACTGGTGCCGAAATAGCTTCCAATTATGCCAATATTTTATGGGTCATATTGAGAGCCAACCTTTACAACTAAACCCTGTAAAACCTCATACATGGAAGTGTTACATAGATGATACTTTTTCACTTGGAAAGCCGGTCTTGAATCTCTTAAAGAATTTTTCTGTTATGGAAACCCCTTTAACAAAACAATTACGTTTATCTTTGATTATTCGTCTACCCAAATTAATTTTCTTAACGTCACTGTACTTATAAATGACTGAATTTATATACCGATTTATAAAAATGCCTAAAGATGGACtgcaataccttcactataaaagATGTCATTCCACTTACACTAAACAGAAAATTACCTACAGTAAAAttctttgaataaat from Tachypleus tridentatus isolate NWPU-2018 chromosome 1, ASM421037v1, whole genome shotgun sequence harbors:
- the LOC143256791 gene encoding fibronectin type III domain-containing protein 5b-like, with the translated sequence MEIIKLKTTYVLGICLLLSLQYGETTYLPVPYNISLVLTKWSPPEVRVFWIYDSKNESSLIHFDVTYRPQNARYRIVQEVSPKECSVVLNHLLPGIPYHLHLTPISEIGSGNHSEVIHFISPKVQDVAKEKNQSLEKARATPEVREEEIVIVVLVLAVWVAVILVFFNKWGKIRMLEPYQPDYRSPLYKSTRVSLVEPILEELPRESRVALSGQPRQNSIIMSSTYSRLRQNSVFIGSTYNRTTMMAESGVPRKVKSAEDIKSLVIQIGHHRQNTAI